One window of Candidatus Tokpelaia hoelldoblerii genomic DNA carries:
- the bamA gene encoding Outer membrane protein assembly factor BamA (precursor) (bhsal07380): MTAKSKLFAATSVLSMAVALAVPATVILSAGVPSRASAAVVSSVVVKGNRRIDAQTVRQNITIRPGKNFSNADIDESTKRLFALGIFSDVSIRQAGGSVIVTVAEYEVVNHIGFKGNKKVKDPDLLKLISLKPREGFDQNKLRADEEMIREAYRHIGRNDVTVHARTANVGQGRVNIVFNVNEGKRTKIDKIIFEGNKAFGGRRLRDVLITKRSNVLSWLTRGDVYSEDRLAADEEALRRFYYNRGYADFQVISSHAVLDEATNQYTITFVIDEGMKYRIGDVQVESTVDGIDTASMRSAFKTRRGDVYNARKIEDTLLALNDRVADSGYAFAKVEPIGNRDFNTHTISLTYSVEQGPRAYVEQIVIRGNDKTREYIIRREFDLGEGDAFNQTMVKRAKRRLEGLGFFQSVNISTAPGSEPDRVVLVVDVVEKSTGEFSLSGGYTTGGDSPGASMEAAIRERNLQGKGQEIYLSAGFGQDDARNYNFSFTEPYFLGYRMSAGFDLFHRTYRMNDDYDVKQTGGTVRLGIPLTEYLTASIGYNYVEEKYDLDGKYGGDINRLRDRYAGAIIAAAGDDTWRRSSISYGLVYNSIDDMRKPHEGFYARVVQEYAGLGGDAEFLKTSGKAMYYKTVSEQLDVVGLVSVGGGYIHETKNDGVRVFDTFKSSTDMIRGFKFNGIGPMQRSCGSFEKGKCSGTGDKYFLGGNTYMNATAELQFPMPIVPESLGIRGAVFADAATLYGNSYKVVDLGLESPVLNKNSAWRASAGISLMWDSPFGPLRFDYAWPIQKEKGDRTQNFNFGIRKAL; encoded by the coding sequence ATGACAGCCAAATCAAAACTTTTCGCTGCAACTTCTGTGCTTTCCATGGCGGTGGCGCTGGCTGTTCCTGCAACTGTCATTTTATCTGCCGGTGTTCCTTCCCGGGCCTCTGCCGCAGTTGTCAGTTCAGTTGTTGTCAAGGGAAACAGGCGCATTGATGCGCAGACAGTGCGCCAGAATATCACCATCAGGCCGGGAAAGAATTTTTCCAATGCTGATATTGATGAGTCGACCAAACGGCTTTTTGCTTTGGGGATTTTCTCTGATGTTTCCATCCGTCAGGCCGGCGGTTCTGTGATTGTCACTGTTGCTGAATATGAAGTTGTCAATCATATCGGGTTTAAAGGCAACAAGAAGGTCAAGGACCCTGATTTGCTGAAGCTGATATCGCTGAAACCGCGGGAGGGGTTTGACCAGAACAAGCTGCGCGCGGATGAAGAGATGATTCGGGAGGCTTATCGCCATATTGGCCGCAATGATGTGACAGTTCATGCCCGGACAGCCAATGTCGGTCAAGGGCGCGTCAATATTGTTTTTAATGTCAATGAAGGCAAGCGCACAAAAATCGACAAGATTATCTTTGAAGGCAACAAGGCTTTCGGTGGCCGCCGTCTGCGCGATGTGCTGATTACCAAGCGCTCCAATGTTCTTTCCTGGCTGACCCGTGGCGATGTTTACAGTGAAGACCGTTTGGCCGCTGACGAGGAAGCGTTGCGCCGTTTCTACTATAACCGCGGCTATGCGGATTTTCAGGTTATCTCGTCTCATGCTGTTCTGGATGAGGCCACCAATCAATACACCATCACCTTTGTTATTGATGAAGGAATGAAATATCGTATCGGTGATGTGCAGGTGGAAAGCACGGTTGACGGTATTGATACGGCCTCTATGCGCAGCGCTTTCAAAACCCGCCGTGGCGATGTTTACAACGCCAGGAAGATTGAAGATACGCTCCTTGCCCTGAATGACCGGGTTGCTGATTCCGGTTATGCCTTTGCCAAGGTGGAGCCTATCGGCAACCGTGATTTTAACACTCATACAATTTCACTGACCTATTCGGTTGAACAGGGGCCGCGTGCCTATGTGGAACAGATTGTGATTCGCGGGAATGATAAGACACGCGAATATATTATTCGCCGTGAGTTTGACCTTGGTGAAGGCGACGCTTTCAACCAGACAATGGTCAAGCGTGCCAAGCGCCGCCTTGAAGGGCTCGGCTTTTTCCAAAGCGTCAATATTTCCACCGCGCCGGGCTCGGAGCCTGACCGTGTTGTGCTGGTTGTTGATGTGGTGGAAAAATCAACCGGTGAGTTTTCGTTATCCGGCGGTTATACAACCGGCGGTGATTCACCCGGCGCTTCTATGGAAGCCGCTATCAGGGAGCGCAATCTGCAAGGTAAGGGCCAGGAAATTTATCTGAGTGCCGGTTTTGGTCAGGATGATGCGCGCAATTACAATTTTTCTTTTACCGAGCCGTATTTCCTTGGCTATCGTATGTCTGCCGGGTTTGACCTGTTTCATCGCACCTATCGTATGAATGACGATTATGATGTCAAGCAGACGGGCGGGACTGTCCGTCTGGGTATACCGCTGACCGAATATCTGACCGCCAGCATCGGTTATAACTATGTTGAAGAAAAATATGATCTTGACGGCAAGTACGGTGGGGATATTAACAGGCTTCGTGACCGTTATGCCGGTGCGATTATTGCCGCGGCGGGGGATGATACGTGGCGGCGTTCATCCATAAGCTATGGGCTGGTCTATAATTCGATTGACGATATGCGCAAGCCGCATGAAGGTTTCTATGCCCGTGTCGTACAGGAATATGCCGGTCTTGGCGGTGATGCCGAATTCCTGAAGACATCCGGTAAAGCCATGTATTACAAGACAGTTTCCGAGCAGCTGGATGTTGTTGGCCTGGTCAGCGTTGGCGGTGGTTATATTCATGAAACCAAGAATGACGGTGTCCGTGTTTTTGATACATTCAAAAGCAGTACGGATATGATTCGCGGCTTTAAATTTAATGGTATCGGGCCGATGCAGCGTTCATGCGGTTCATTTGAAAAGGGTAAGTGTTCCGGAACAGGCGATAAATATTTTCTTGGTGGCAATACCTACATGAATGCGACTGCCGAGCTGCAATTCCCAATGCCGATCGTGCCGGAAAGCCTTGGCATCCGCGGTGCGGTATTTGCCGATGCGGCTACGCTTTATGGCAATAGCTATAAGGTAGTTGATTTGGGTTTGGAAAGTCCTGTTCTCAACAAAAATAGTGCATGGCGTGCTTCTGCCGGTATCAGTCTGATGTGGGATTCGCCTTTTGGCCCCCTGCGGTTTGACTATGCCTGGCCGATTCAGAAAGAAAAGGGCGACCGGACACAGAACTTTAATTTTGGTATCAGAAAAGCGCTCTGA
- the lpxD gene encoding UDP-3-O-acylglucosamine N-acyltransferase (bhsal07390), protein MMFFTPSCRMTVAEIAALTGAGLQREDLASVEVERLASLDSSVAGALTFIESKKHLDSLKGLTAAAIFCPPDIAAKVPEGIAVLVSGRPQRDFAAVGRALYPEAVKPRPLSGESGISPQAYVHKTAKLEEGVTVEAGAVVGGQVEIGAGTVIAAGSVVAENCKIGRDCYIGPSVSVQCALIGNRVFLHAGVRIGQDGFGYVGGEAGVEKVPQIGRVIIQDDVEIGANSTVDRGALQDTIIGEGSKIDNLVQIAHNVRIGRFCLIAAHCGISGSCVIGDMTQLGGRVGLADHIKIGANVQIAAASGVMNDIPDGEKWGGIPARPFKQWFREVAALRSMGRSGREK, encoded by the coding sequence ATGATGTTTTTTACGCCGTCATGCCGGATGACAGTTGCCGAAATAGCAGCTTTGACAGGGGCAGGTTTGCAGAGGGAAGATCTGGCTTCTGTAGAGGTGGAACGGCTGGCTTCGCTGGATAGTTCTGTTGCTGGTGCGTTGACGTTTATTGAAAGCAAAAAACATTTGGACAGCCTGAAAGGGTTGACGGCAGCGGCGATTTTCTGTCCGCCGGATATTGCCGCTAAAGTACCGGAGGGGATTGCTGTTCTGGTCAGCGGCAGGCCACAGCGTGATTTTGCCGCTGTTGGACGCGCACTTTATCCTGAGGCTGTCAAACCGCGTCCACTGTCGGGCGAAAGTGGCATTTCACCGCAGGCTTATGTGCATAAAACCGCAAAACTTGAAGAAGGCGTGACGGTGGAAGCCGGTGCGGTTGTCGGCGGACAGGTTGAAATCGGTGCCGGTACGGTGATTGCCGCTGGCAGTGTCGTGGCGGAAAATTGCAAAATCGGGCGTGATTGCTATATCGGGCCTTCTGTTTCTGTACAATGCGCCCTTATCGGCAATCGGGTTTTTCTGCATGCCGGTGTGCGTATCGGCCAGGATGGCTTTGGCTATGTCGGCGGGGAGGCCGGTGTTGAAAAAGTGCCGCAAATAGGGCGGGTGATTATTCAGGATGATGTTGAAATTGGCGCCAACAGTACGGTGGATCGCGGCGCTTTGCAGGATACGATTATCGGCGAAGGCAGCAAGATTGATAATCTGGTGCAGATTGCCCACAATGTCCGCATTGGGCGTTTTTGCCTGATTGCCGCCCATTGCGGCATTTCCGGCAGTTGCGTTATCGGCGATATGACCCAGCTTGGCGGGCGTGTAGGGCTGGCGGATCATATCAAGATCGGTGCCAATGTGCAGATTGCCGCGGCAAGCGGGGTGATGAATGATATTCCTGATGGCGAAAAATGGGGCGGTATTCCTGCCCGTCCGTTCAAACAATGGTTCCGCGAGGTTGCAGCGCTGCGCAGTATGGGACGATCTGGTAGAGAGAAATAG
- the fabZ gene encoding 3-hydroxyacyl-[acyl-carrier-protein] dehydratase FabZ (bhsal07400): protein MTKTNHKKRLETADIQRLMVALPHRYPFLLVDRIIDIDGDETATGIKNVTASEPHFAGHFPDKPIMPGVLIIEAMAQTAGAISLFQRGVDQPGIVYFMTIDNAKFRKPVIPGDRLLLHVKKLKQRRGISRYACVAEVDGLRVAEAEVKAMIGVDDSEA, encoded by the coding sequence ATGACGAAGACAAATCATAAAAAACGGCTGGAAACAGCGGATATTCAACGTTTGATGGTGGCCTTGCCGCACCGCTATCCGTTTTTGCTGGTTGACCGTATCATTGATATTGATGGGGATGAAACCGCGACCGGCATCAAGAATGTCACTGCCAGCGAACCGCACTTTGCCGGTCACTTTCCTGACAAGCCGATTATGCCGGGTGTGCTGATTATTGAGGCAATGGCGCAGACAGCCGGGGCGATTTCGCTGTTTCAGCGTGGCGTTGACCAGCCGGGCATTGTCTATTTCATGACGATTGATAACGCCAAATTCCGCAAGCCGGTTATACCCGGTGACCGCCTGCTGCTCCACGTTAAAAAACTGAAGCAGCGCCGGGGTATCTCGCGCTATGCCTGTGTGGCGGAAGTGGATGGCCTACGGGTGGCCGAGGCGGAAGTCAAAGCCATGATCGGCGTTGATGACAGTGAGGCGTAA